One part of the Tachysurus vachellii isolate PV-2020 chromosome 6, HZAU_Pvac_v1, whole genome shotgun sequence genome encodes these proteins:
- the golga4 gene encoding golgin subfamily A member 4 isoform X3 → MFKKLKQKINEEQSPQRNVLSPQQAQVSSSEKHGKTPLMHQDAPSSSRDRENITKGAVSTPSGSVNGDGAVSPLREESQSLAQKLQQRVSSVESLFRVSGRAEGLFRSGSRDSLVRSASRESLTPLGENETPGVPAFDPPSDIESEAEDAPGNEEVLSKEQLIYRLHKVEKSLANYRGKYSELVTAYRTVQRDKEKTHAILTQSQDKALRRIGELREELQMDQQAKKHLQEEFDAALEEKDQMITVLQTQVALMKKRLHGCPEALVSAEAGDTQRDESIEMTSDPQSTTQVEGVQVNQWGSSEPGNTADLEVLQKRVRRQETLLQRCKELINTSKERSAQLSSENDALQQQLQERLQELEKIKDLHTSEKTKLITQLRDAKNLIEQLEQDKGMVIAETKRQMHETLEMKEEEIAQLRTRILQVVAQKEEQQEQREKAEKAAFEELERALAMAQRAEEARIQLQASMEEQVKQVEQASEEERRNLQQELTRVKQEVITIMKKSTEDRIAEMEQQHLEDLANKDKQTSIKINEEVEHCRKELLKAAQEKEQQASLAVEEAVLQKSAVQAEGEAKSRELQLELESARTKILELESSLAKLSQGEATQADQLSAEIEEQRKKYEGEIDAIKARHQQELEKLLAEQTGALNKQHSVVVEELGQKHKSEIDTMMKDKELEFQEHITEMNQKMLEKLDIKQAELEALSSEISEMRKCKEQLEEKLVSDAANESTKVEFEVRLKEEQLKFQMEVDDIKRQHEKIVEELEKTLKEELNQLRMVLEEKDKELEQYAERERNLQENAAKAKQDVELMLKEIEDLRCVAQSEKEALAEADAQCNSLKEEIKQSKSQVQNLERLQEEGHMDYQQKEECLQQKTNENYELQQKIQQALNDLAEKETANAQSHQEMQEEQNRLKKQLDEERGSYEKKVESLRKEMDVKLKSQETKMEKLKQKAKEIQEKLKKKLHEQAESAKAEIAKKDKELQEKDQQVKDKILEMAQANSEGLSSTLSDLQANHNEQLEKIHEVHRLEQEELLRVWQEKLSQQEEELQEKHALSLQEKVQELEDISQQLSTNREEQDQMVQEVKNLREELSMRETTVQKLHTELREAAVKIESLSEVEDVLKKQVETVEKHLNQALNERNLFQDQFTKAEESSRERLQTLSEELEDACKKLNILEASRSKEDETLQRSLEEKTTELQNKETEFLTQICGISKELEQQCHSAQAMLNDFSDHLCKRVETKVNELQNRVTCNQRKLCHLKNVILTKNDTICSLKKELRQAIEESQSLKNSLEQMALQLNANSENLKALTIEKESLQNDANNHSQVLSEKVLYIEKLDEENKSLSENLKENILRISNLERIIDDLKNQLSHIITEKEEAISLLNQQHSEEKQSLKSQMEEAVERMENEKGLAVEQVDTLRNKLSELKKKTDSKLAQNHNTVKSLQCKIEDMEKQIAEKDGQLQSLTASIDNQTISKSEMDQVLSEKEQKVSALTLKLDNCTKKISELEEQLKLQTTEQQQLEAEMQHHRNLSESEKMELVQQLQQTKEQCSHKSDLVCETEEKFQALKKEFQNVKQQLESQQGVFEREKAEILKSKEEALKTAEESTSKVAELKKKAEQKISLIRKQLTLQIEQKEHTIKDLQVQLEDIKQSQNEKEQQVKSLEENGRKMEEAINNLMEEHKKHLEQVLSDGQLEKENPLQTLKEINKDELAVATAATVNEREEEAFSRIRELEAKLTESEEQNTTYHAEISQLKAELCEQIVLVQELQKTCLSLEVQIKEKEANVMQMDTCSLEKTNNLLELVPVQYAGEQDSKIKHQAWETEKVLLVKDYEMKLQDLCKRLEEKEDQLKVQQNSQLGLGQTNEECLTDGSKSSENNLQRKLVELENEKQKIQKDYTRLQKDLRSLRKEHEKDLEYLKKETVEETEKRLKLELEDLEMKHNSALKQMMREFNTQVALKDKELEASVKEAVEKAQMVEAELMGLHREEVNELQKTISQKEDDLKRSIQRYEQILQSREDEMGTRVWEVQKELEDLQQRSLSGPQGVEELQVHLAEKTTLLSEARLKEQEYQDRIHTLEDMIRKAYKNSVVSHLGKDFPEPSLCNADPFTEPTEFEYLRKVMFEYMMGRETKTMAKVITSMLKFPADQAQKVLEREDSRVMPWLR, encoded by the exons ATGTTCAAGAAACTGAAGCAGAAAATTAATGAAGAACAGTCACCACAGAGGAACGTCCTGTCACCACAACAGGCCCAG GTGAGTTCAAGTGAGAAGCATGGTAAAACACCATTAATGCACCAGGATGCTCCTTCCTCCTCACGTGACCGAGAG AACATCACTAAAGGAGCAGTTAGTACTCCCAGTGGAAGTGTGAATGGAGATGGAGCCGTCTCTCCCTTG AGAGAGGAGTCACAATCTCTGGCACAGAAGCTGCAGCAGAGGGTGTCCTCAGTTGAATCTCTCTTCCGGGTTTCGGGACGAGCCGAGGGGCTTTTCCGCTCTGGCTCCAGGGACAGCCTGGTCCGTAGCGCTTCACGGGAATCTCTCACGCCTCTGGGGGAGAATGAGACCCCGGGAGTCCCTGCCTTCGACCCTCCATCTGACATTGAGAGCGAAGCTGAAGATGCTCCTGGAAACGAAGAGGTTCTGTCCAAAGAACAGCTCATATATCGGCTGCATAAGGTGGAAAAGAGCCTTGCAAATTATAGAGGGAAATACTCTGAG CTGGTAACAGCCTACAGAACCGTGCAGAGGGataaagagaaaacacat GCTATTCTCACTCAGAGTCAAGACAAAGCCCTACGAAGAATAGGGGAACTCAGAGAA gAGCTGCAGATGGATCAGCAGGCCAAAAAGCACCTGCAGGAAGAGTTTGATGCAGCTTTAGAGGAAAAAGACCAGATGATTACCGTCTTGCAGACTcaa GTTGCACTTATGAAGAAACGGCTGCATGGTTGTCCTGAGGCTTTGGTTTCAGCTGAGGCAGGTGACACTCAGAGAGATGAGTCTATAGAGATGACATCTGACCCTCAAAGCACAACCCAAGTGGAGGGTGTACAAGTAAACCAAT GGGGCAGTAGTGAACCAGGGAACACTGCTGACTTGGAGGTTTTGCAGAAGCGAGTGCGGAGGCAAGAGACACTGCTGCAGCGCTGCAAGGAGCTGATTAACACCAGCAAAGAGCGCAGTGCTCAGCTCAGCAGTGAGAATGATGCCCTGCAGCAGCAGCTGCAGGAGAGACTGCAAGAACTGGAAAAGATAAAG GACCTTCACACCAGTGAGAAGACCAAGCTGATAACACAGCTGAGGGATGCCAAGAATCTCATTGAGCAGCTGGAGCAAGACAAG GGCATGGTTATTGCAGAGACCAAGCGGCAGATGCATGAGACTCTggagatgaaggaggaggagattgCACAGTTGCGTACCAGGATCCTGCAGGTAGTGGCTCAGAAAGAGGAACAGCAGGAGCAGCgagagaaagcagagaaagCAG CATTCGAGGAGTTGGAACGTGCCCTGGCCATGGCTCAGAGAGCAGAAGAAGCTCGGATTCAGCTCCAGGCGAGCATGGAGGAGCAGGTGAAGCAGGTGGAGCAGGCTAGTGAGGAGGAGAGGCGAAATCTACAACAGGAGCTCACCAGGGTCAAACAGGAGGTCATAACCATCATGAAG AAGTCTACAGAAGACAGGATAGCGGAAATGGAGCAGCAGCACTTAGAAGATCTGGCTAACAAGGACAAGCAAACGAGTATTAAGATAAACGAGGAAGTG GAACATTGTCGTAAGGAGCTATTGAAAGCAGCACAGGAGAAGGAGCAGCAGGCCTCTTTGGCTGTGGAGGAAGCAGTGTTACAGAAGTCAGCTGTGCAGGCTGAAGGAGAAGCCAAATCCAGGGAGCTGCAACTAGAACTGGAGAGTGCAAGAACT aaaaTTCTTGAACTGGAGAGTTCCCTGGCCAAGTTGTCACAAGGAGAAGCTACCCAGGCAGATCAGTTGTCAGCAGAGATAgaagaacagaggaaaaaatatgAAGGTGAAATAGATGCCATAAAAGCAAGGCATCAGCAGGAGCTGGAGAAATTGTTGGCAGAACAGACAGGTGCTTTGAACAAGCAGCACTCTGTTGTTGTTGAAGAGCTAGGGCAGAAACACAAGTCTGAGATTGACACAATGATGAAAGACAAAGAACTAGAGTTTCAAGAGCATATTACGGAAATGAACCAAAAAATGCTGGAGAAACTGGATATCAAACAGGCCGAACTGGAGGCTCTGTCCTCAGAGATAAGTGAAATGCGGAAGTGTAAAGAGCAGCTAGAGGAGAAACTCGTATCCGATGCAGCTAATGAGTCAACTAAGGTGGAGTTTGAAGTGAGACTAAAGGAAGAGCAGTTGAAATTTCAGATGGAGGTTGACGACATAAAGCGTCAACATGAGAAGATAGTAGAAGAACTAGAGAAGACTCTGAAAGAAGAGCTAAATCAGCTAAGAATGGTGCTAGAGGAGAAGGATAAAGAGCTTGAGCAATATGCTGAAAGGGAAAGAAACTTGCAGGAAAATGCTGCAAAGGCTAAACAGGATGTGGAGTTAATGTTAAAGGAAATAGAAGACCTACGGTGTGTTGCACAGTCTGAGAAAGAGGCACTTGCTGAGGCTGATGCTCAGTGTAATTCAttgaaagaagaaataaaacagtcaaAGAGTCAAGTGCAAAACTTGGAAAGACTTCAAGAAGAAGGTCATATGGACTATCAGCAAAAAGAAGAGTGTCTTCAACAAAAGACTAATGAAAATTATGAATTACAGCAGAAGATACAGCAAGCCTTGAATGACCTGGCTGAAAAAGAGACTGCAAATGCTCAGTCACACCAAGAAATGCAAGAGGAGCAAAATCGGCTAAAAAAGCAGTTAGATGAGGAGAGAGGTTCTTATGAGAAAAAGGTAGAGAGTCTAAGAAAAGAAATGGATGTCAAGTTGAAATCCCAGGAGACCAAAATGGAGAAACTCAAGCAGAAagccaaagaaattcaggaaaagTTGAAGAAAAAGCTTCACGAACAAGCAGAAAGCGCTAAAGCAGAGATAGCCAAGAAGGACAAAGAACTGCAAGAGAAAGACCAACAGGTTAAAGATAAGATTCTTGAGATGGCACAGGCAAACTCAGAGGGTCTCAGCAGCACTTTATCTGACTTACAGGCAAATCACAATGAGCAGTTAGAAAAGATTCATGAGGTACATAGACTTGAACAAGAAGAGCTTCTGCGTGTTTGGCAGGAGAAGCTAAGccagcaggaggaggagctgcAGGAGAAGCATGCCCTGTCTTTGCAAGAAAAAGTGCAGGAATTGGAAGATATCTCTCAACAGCTTTCAACCAACAGAGAGGAGCAGGACCAAATGGTTCAAGAAGTTAAGAACCTTAGGGAAGAGCTTTCAATGAGGGAAACCACAGTGCAGAAACTACATACAGAGCTTCGAGAAGCTGCAGTCAAAATCGAAAGCTTGTCTGAAGTAGAGGATGTCCTCAAAAAACAAGTAGAGACTGTAGAGAAACACCTAAACCAGGCTTTAAATGAAAGGAACCTATTTCAGGACCAGTTCACTAAGGCTGAGGAGTCAAGTAGAGAGAGACTTCAGACATTGTCTGAAGAGCTAGAAGATGCATGCAAGAAGCTTAATATACTTGAAGCTTCCAGAAGTAAGGAGGATGAAACCCTACAGAGGAGTCTTGAAGAGAAAACTACTGAGCTTCAAAATAAGGAAACAGAGTTTTTGACACAAATCTGTGGCATTAGTAAGGAGCTGGAGCAGCAGTGTCACAGTGCACAGGCAATGTTAAATGATTTCTCAGATCATCTGTGCAAAAGAGTCGAGACGAAGGTGAATGAGCTGCAAAATAGGGTTACATGTAATCAGAGGAAATTGtgccatttaaaaaatgtcattttgacAAAGAATGACACAATCTGTTCTTTAAAGAAAGAGCTTAGGCAAGCCATAGAGGAGAGCCAGAGCCTTAAGAACTCGCTTGAACAAATGGCTCTTCAGTTAAATGCAAATTCAGAGAATCTTAAAGCCTTAACAATTGAGAAAGAGTCTTTGCAAAATGATGCTAACAATCATTCCCAGGTACTTTCTGAGAAAGTTCTATATATAGAAAAACttgatgaagaaaataaaagcctATCTGAAAAccttaaagaaaatattttgcgTATAAGTAATTTGGAGCGCATCATAGATGACCTAAAGAACCAGTTATCACATATCATAACTGAGAAGGAGGAAGCCATATCTCTGCTGAATCAGCAGCacagtgaagaaaaacaaagcctCAAAAGCCAGATGGAAGAGGCTGTGGAACGTATGGAAAATGAAAAGGGCTTAGCTGTCGAACAAGTCGATACGCTCAGGAATAAACTGTCTGAACtcaaaaagaaaacagactcCAAGCTTGCTCAGAACCACAACACTGTCAAATCTCTTCAATGCAAGATAGAGGACATGGAGAAGCAGATAGCAGAGAAGGATGGGCAGCTACAAAGTCTCACTGCCAGTATTGACAATCAGACTATCAGTAAGTCAGAGATGGACCAGGTTCTGAGTGAGAAAGAGCAGAAGGTAAGTGCCTTGACTTTAAAGTTGGACAACTGCACAAAGAAGATAAGTGAACTAGAGGAACAACTCAAATTGCAGACAACAGAACAGCAGCAGCTAGAGGCAGAGATGCAGCACCATCGTAActtaagtgaaagtgaaaagatGGAACTGGTTCAACAGCTCCAGCAAACCAAGGAGCAGTGTTCTCATAAAAGTGATCTTGTCtgtgaaacagaagaaaaattcCAGGCTTTAAAGAAAGAGTTTCAAAATGTCAAACAACAACTGGAAAGCCAGCAAGGAGTCTTTGAGAGGGAGAAAGCAGAAATCTTAAAGTCAAAGGAGGAGGCTTTGAAAACAGCAGAAGAGAGTACAAGCAAAGTAGCTGAACTGAAGAAGAAAGCTGAGCAAAAAATTAGCTTGATTCGAAAGCAGCTGACTTTACAGATTGAGCAGAAGGAGCATACCATCAAAGATCTGCAGGTACAGCTGGAGGATATTAAGCAGAGCCAGAATGAGAAGGAACAACAGGTGAAGAGTTTAGAGGAGAATGGGAGGAAAATGGAGGAGGCCATTAATAATCTAATGGAAGAGCACAAAAAGCACCTGGAGCAAGTACTATCTGATGGACAATTAGAAAAAGAGAACCCTTTGCAAACATTAAAGGAAATTAACAAGGATGAATTAGCAGTAGCGACTGCCGCTACAGTAaatgaaagagaggaagaggccTTTTCAAGGATCAGAGAGCTGGAAGCCAAACTTACTGAATCTGAAGAACAGAACACTACATATCATGCTGAAATCAGCCAACTTAAAGCAGAACTATGTGAACAAATAGTACTGGTTCAGGAACTTCAGAAGACTTGCTTGAGTCTTGAGGTCCAGATTAAAGAGAAAGAGGCTAATGTTATGCAAATGGATACATGCTCTTTGGAGAAAACCAACAATCTCTTAGAATTGGTGCCTGTACAGTATGCAGGAGAACAGGActctaaaataaaacaccaaGCCTGGGAGACTGAAAAGGTTCTCTTGGTGAAAGACTATGAGATGAAGCTCCAAGACCTCTGTAAGAGACTGGAGGAAAAGGAGGATCAGCTTAAAGTCCAACAGAACTCGCAGCTGGGACTAGGACAAACAAATGAAGAATGTCTTACTGATGGGTCTAAAAGCTCAGAGAACAATCTACAGCGAAAACTGGTGGAACTtgaaaatgagaaacagaagATCCAAAAAGATTACACTCGGTTACAGAAAGACCTTCGCTCACTAAGGAAGGAACATGAAAAGGACCTGGAATATCTGAAAAAAGAAACGGTAGAAGAGACTGAGAAAAGGCTGAA GCTTGAATTGGAAGATTTGGAAATGAAGCACAACTCTGCACTTAAACAGATGATGAGAGAGTTTAACACCCAGGTAGCGCTAAAGGATAAAGAGCTTGAAGCATCAGTGAAAGAAGCAGTTG AAAAGGCACAAATGGTTGAAGCAGAACTTATGGGGCTCCATCGAGAGGAAGTTAATGAACTTCAAAAGACAATTTCTCAGAAAGAAGATGACCTAAAAAGAAGTATCCAACGTTATGAGCAAATTCTTCAG AGTCGAGAAGATGAAATGGGCACTCGAGTGTGGGAGGTGCAGAAGGAGCTAGAGGATCTGCAGCAAAGGAGTCTCAGTGGTCCTCAG GGTGTTGAGGAACTTCAG GTTCATCTTGCTGAGAAGACCACCCTGCTAAGTGAAGCCAGGCTAAAAGAGCAGGAATACCAAGATAGG ATCCATACTCTGGAAGACATGATACGGAAGGCTTATAAAAACTCTGTGGTGTCTCACCTGGGAAAAG attttccaGAACCCTCACTCTGCAACGCTGATCCCTTCACCGAGCCCACTGAGTTTGAGTATCTGCGGAAGGTCATGTTTGAGTACATGATGGGCCGAGAAACTAAG ACGATGGCCAAAGTCATCACTTCCATGCTGAAGTTTCCAGCAGACCAGGCACAGAAAGTTCTTGAGCGGGAGGATTCTCGAGTGATG CCTTGGCTTCGGTAA